In Lepidochelys kempii isolate rLepKem1 chromosome 8, rLepKem1.hap2, whole genome shotgun sequence, a single genomic region encodes these proteins:
- the LOC140915669 gene encoding zinc finger and SCAN domain-containing protein 32-like has product MQSSSAEVTMMESQNLKRAPAWTEREVRDLIAVWGEESMLSEFRSSFRNAKTLVKISKGMKDIGHNRDPKQCCMERTELRQAYQKTKEANGRTGSEPQTCRFYDELHAILGGSATTTPAELFDSFNGDGGNTEAGFGDESDDDDEVVDSSQQASGETIFPDSQELFLTLDLEPVPPRIHPRLPLGPTRRRRDLCCMCFKDHRIFSFPEASED; this is encoded by the exons atgcagagctcatcagcagaggtgaccatgatggagtcccagaatctcaaaagagctccagcatggaccgaacgggaggtacgggatctgatcgctgtatggggagaggaatccatgctatcagaattccgttccagttttcgaaatgccaaaacattggtcaaaatctccaagggcatgaaggacataggccataacagggacccgaagcagtgctgcatggAACGTacggagctgaggcaagcctaccagaaaaccaaggAGGCAAACGGCCGCACTGGGtccgagccccaaacatgccgcttctatgatgagctgcatgcgattttagggggttcagccaccactaccccagctgagttgtttgactccttcaatggagatggaggcaacacggaagcaggttttggggacgagtcagatgatgatgatgaggttgtagatagctcacagcaagcaagcggagaaaccatttttcccgacagccaggaactgtttctcaccctggacctggagccagtacccccccggatccacccaaggctgcctctcggacccaccaggcggagaagggacctctg ctgcatgtgtttcaaggatcacaggatcttctctttcccagaggctagtgaagattag